Proteins encoded by one window of Mycolicibacterium sp. ND9-15:
- a CDS encoding carboxylesterase/lipase family protein: MTDQGLVVDTVSGPVRGLDDNTVKVWKGIRFAAPPAGELRWRPPEPPRRWTEPADATRVGPVCPQPADRRLPMDLGAPQGDDFLTLNVWAGSDVDPGAGKPVLVWVHGGAYVIGSSAQPLYHGRALASGGDAVIVTVNYRLGALGFLDLSAFDDSFATNLGLRDVVAALQWVRDNIAAFGGDPNRVTVFGESAGAGIITTLLASPAAAGLFGAAIAQSSPATSIYDRQRSQQVAALFLDQLGMRPDDVDRLASVPTSALLAASKHVFDHIPVRTPGTLAFAPIIDGDMVPAHPVRLAREGRTHPVPLIIGTNKHEAALFRWMKSPLMPITPKAIRAMFAEIAAEQPDLQLPDERQIRAAYRGRGKAIGLGVARDIGFRMPSVWFAEGHREVAPVYLYRFDFATPMLRMLRLGAAHATELPYVWGNLVTGAKDPIFKLGGLQAGRLVSERIRRRWRNFALDGTPAGAAGDAVWRPYRDDDRATLIIDAQDRLVDDLDRDLRSAWGDQVLSFR, translated from the coding sequence ATGACCGACCAGGGCCTGGTCGTCGACACCGTGAGTGGCCCGGTCCGCGGCCTCGACGACAACACCGTGAAGGTATGGAAGGGAATCCGGTTCGCGGCCCCGCCGGCGGGCGAGTTGCGGTGGCGGCCACCCGAACCACCGCGACGGTGGACCGAGCCTGCGGATGCCACCCGGGTCGGCCCGGTGTGCCCGCAGCCGGCCGATCGTCGACTCCCGATGGATCTCGGCGCGCCGCAGGGCGACGACTTCTTGACCCTCAACGTCTGGGCGGGATCGGATGTCGACCCAGGTGCGGGTAAACCGGTGCTGGTGTGGGTGCACGGCGGCGCTTACGTCATCGGCTCGTCGGCGCAGCCGCTTTATCATGGCCGTGCGCTCGCGTCCGGCGGAGACGCGGTCATCGTCACGGTGAACTACCGGTTGGGCGCATTGGGCTTTTTGGACCTGTCGGCGTTCGACGACAGCTTCGCCACCAACTTGGGTCTGCGCGACGTGGTGGCCGCGCTGCAATGGGTACGCGACAACATCGCGGCGTTCGGGGGCGACCCGAACCGCGTGACGGTCTTCGGCGAATCCGCGGGCGCCGGGATCATCACCACGCTGCTGGCCAGTCCAGCCGCCGCGGGCCTGTTCGGCGCCGCGATCGCGCAGAGCTCGCCGGCGACGTCCATATACGACCGGCAGCGTTCGCAGCAGGTGGCGGCGCTGTTTCTCGACCAACTCGGAATGCGACCCGACGACGTCGACCGGTTGGCCTCGGTGCCCACCTCCGCCTTGCTGGCCGCCTCGAAGCATGTCTTCGACCACATCCCGGTGCGCACTCCCGGCACACTGGCGTTCGCGCCGATCATCGACGGTGACATGGTGCCGGCGCATCCGGTCCGGCTCGCCCGCGAGGGGCGCACGCACCCGGTTCCGCTGATCATCGGAACAAACAAGCACGAAGCGGCGCTGTTCCGCTGGATGAAGTCGCCGCTGATGCCGATCACGCCGAAAGCGATTCGGGCGATGTTCGCCGAGATCGCGGCCGAACAACCGGATCTGCAGCTCCCGGACGAGCGGCAGATCCGCGCCGCCTACCGTGGCCGGGGAAAGGCTATCGGGCTGGGCGTCGCGCGCGACATCGGGTTCCGGATGCCGTCGGTCTGGTTCGCCGAGGGCCATCGCGAGGTGGCGCCGGTGTACCTGTACCGCTTCGACTTCGCCACTCCGATGCTGCGAATGCTGCGTCTGGGCGCCGCGCACGCCACCGAATTACCCTATGTCTGGGGCAATCTCGTCACCGGCGCGAAGGACCCCATCTTCAAACTGGGCGGGTTGCAGGCGGGCAGGCTGGTCTCGGAGCGGATTCGGCGGCGCTGGCGCAACTTCGCCCTCGACGGCACACCCGCGGGTGCGGCGGGTGATGCGGTCTGGCGGCCGTACCGCGACGACGACCGCGCGACGCTGATCATCGACGCCCAGGACCGGTTGGTCGACGACCTCGACCGTGATTTGCGCAGCGCATGGGGCGATCAGGTGCTGAGCTTCCGTTGA
- a CDS encoding DMT family transporter, with protein sequence MRKWVLLSAAVTTEVVATLSLRASQDHSAWLVVVVLGYLAAFGFLTAVLRAGVAVGVAYGIWGAMGTAGTAVLAAAIFGDPFTWPIVAGIGLIIGGVLLVELGSHRPASQP encoded by the coding sequence GTGCGCAAGTGGGTGCTGCTTTCCGCCGCTGTCACCACCGAGGTCGTCGCGACGCTGTCTTTGCGTGCGTCGCAAGATCATTCGGCGTGGCTGGTCGTCGTCGTCCTCGGTTACCTCGCGGCTTTCGGATTCCTGACGGCGGTGTTGCGCGCCGGGGTGGCGGTCGGCGTTGCGTACGGGATCTGGGGTGCCATGGGAACCGCGGGCACCGCGGTGCTGGCCGCCGCGATCTTCGGTGACCCGTTCACCTGGCCGATCGTGGCGGGCATCGGGCTGATCATCGGCGGGGTGCTGCTCGTCGAACTCGGCTCTCACCGTCCGGCGAGCCAGCCGTGA
- a CDS encoding DMT family transporter has translation MYWTLAGAIAIEVFATLSLRASDGFRKKAWIAPVAVGYLASFYLLWLTLALGMPVGIAYGVWTACGVALVAVIARYLFAEPLTWVMALGIALIVGGVLTIELGGVGH, from the coding sequence ATGTATTGGACGCTGGCCGGCGCGATAGCGATCGAGGTGTTCGCGACGCTGTCGTTGCGCGCCTCCGACGGGTTCCGCAAGAAGGCCTGGATCGCCCCGGTGGCCGTCGGCTATCTCGCCTCGTTCTACCTGCTGTGGCTGACGTTGGCCCTGGGCATGCCGGTGGGTATCGCCTACGGCGTCTGGACCGCTTGCGGGGTGGCACTGGTCGCGGTCATCGCGCGCTACCTGTTCGCCGAACCACTGACGTGGGTGATGGCGCTGGGCATCGCGCTCATCGTCGGCGGTGTGCTCACGATCGAGCTTGGCGGCGTCGGGCACTGA
- a CDS encoding MFS transporter, producing the protein MAPDRSDTAEVRTRRARVAVAALFLTNGVVFANLLPRYPEIKTDLGLSNSAYGAAIAAFSAGALAAGLSAATLIRRFRSARVAVIGTIGIGVFVVLAGVAASPVLFAAALFLAGACDSVTDVAQNAHGLRVQRSYGRSIINSLHAVWAGGAILGGSMGAAAIALGISRGVHLGVAAVLCSVVVLAAYRYLLPGADHDADPAARTGGGGDAGVAVYATLLALVVIAVAGATVEDAGNSWAALYLRDALGAPGPVAVTGYIAVVTFIFIGRLVGDRLVDRFGERAVVRAGGLITAVGMGLALAFPSVPATIAGFAIAGLGVSTLVPSAMHAADQLPGLRPGSGLTILTWLMRIGFFGAPELVGVIADATSLRIGLLTVPAAGLLVVLLAGVLSARRRQARS; encoded by the coding sequence ATGGCGCCCGACCGGTCGGACACCGCCGAGGTGCGCACCCGCCGGGCCCGGGTAGCCGTCGCGGCGCTGTTTTTGACCAACGGCGTGGTGTTCGCCAACCTGTTGCCCCGCTATCCCGAGATCAAGACCGACCTCGGCTTGTCGAACTCCGCCTACGGGGCCGCGATCGCGGCGTTCTCCGCGGGCGCATTGGCCGCCGGCCTGAGCGCGGCCACGCTTATCCGCCGCTTCCGCTCGGCGCGGGTGGCGGTTATCGGCACCATCGGCATCGGGGTGTTCGTCGTGCTCGCCGGGGTCGCGGCATCCCCGGTGCTGTTCGCCGCGGCCCTGTTTCTGGCGGGGGCCTGCGATTCGGTGACCGACGTCGCGCAGAACGCCCACGGACTGCGCGTGCAGCGCAGCTACGGCCGCTCGATCATCAACTCCCTGCACGCCGTGTGGGCGGGCGGCGCGATCCTGGGCGGGTCCATGGGCGCCGCCGCGATCGCACTGGGCATCTCGCGCGGTGTGCATCTCGGTGTCGCGGCGGTGCTGTGCAGCGTGGTCGTGCTGGCCGCGTACCGCTATCTGCTGCCCGGGGCCGACCACGACGCCGATCCGGCCGCGCGAACCGGCGGCGGCGGCGATGCCGGCGTCGCGGTCTACGCCACGCTGCTGGCCCTGGTGGTCATCGCCGTAGCCGGCGCCACCGTCGAGGACGCGGGCAACTCCTGGGCCGCCTTGTACCTGCGCGACGCGCTGGGCGCGCCCGGCCCGGTCGCGGTGACGGGCTATATCGCCGTGGTCACGTTCATCTTCATCGGGCGGCTGGTCGGGGACCGGCTGGTCGACCGGTTCGGGGAGCGCGCCGTGGTGCGCGCGGGCGGGCTGATCACGGCCGTCGGTATGGGGCTCGCACTGGCGTTCCCGTCGGTGCCCGCCACCATCGCGGGGTTCGCGATTGCCGGACTCGGCGTGTCCACGCTGGTGCCGTCGGCCATGCACGCCGCCGATCAGCTGCCGGGCCTGCGACCGGGCAGCGGTCTGACGATCCTGACGTGGCTGATGCGGATCGGGTTCTTCGGGGCGCCAGAGCTCGTCGGGGTGATCGCCGACGCGACGAGCCTGCGGATCGGGTTGCTCACCGTGCCGGCGGCGGGACTGCTGGTGGTCCTGCTAGCCGGCGTGCTCAGTGCCCGACGCCGCCAAGCTCGATCGTGA
- the malQ gene encoding 4-alpha-glucanotransferase, which translates to MTEPTASLVELARRYGVATEYENWTGARTAVTESTLISVLGALGVEAATENDRVEALTAHDREYWSRHLPPTIIGRTGTAPTFWVHVTHGNPVALRVVLEDGSVRTDLRQLENNRPPYDLDGRLIGEATFELPAGLPIGYHRLVLQADSSEFGTPIIVSPASLRPPAGRQWGLATQLYSVRSERSWGIGDLTDLTDLAVWSAARHAAGFILVNPLHAAAPVAPMEPSPYLPTSRRFVNPIYLRVEAVPEYAYVRRRNRIRKLRESVQSRADRADQIDRDAAWKVKRSALEAVYAAPRSAGRELAYAAYREREGASLDDFATWCALAERHGGDWHEWPPELRHPAGDAVADFAAEHADAVDFHRWLQWQLDDQLTAAQATALQTGMSLGIMHDLAVGVDPDGADAWALQDVLALGVTAGAPPDEFNQLGQDWSQPPWRPDQLEKLAYEPFRALVNAVLRHAGGVRIDHIIGLFRMWWIPNGAPPTAGTYVRYDHEAMIGIVALEAHRAGAVVVGEDLGTVEPWVRDYLHERGLFGTSILWFEADRDGGDAPARPLPAERWREFCLSAVTTHDLPPTAGYLAGEHVRLRDELGLLTRPADEELAADREQQTKWLDELRRVGLLGGDTGYPGVAEIVESLHRYLGRTPSRLLSLSLADAVGDLRTQNQPGTTDEYPNWRVPLARPDGKKVLLEDVFADTSAARLGEVMRAAVR; encoded by the coding sequence ATGACAGAGCCCACCGCGTCGCTAGTGGAGTTGGCGCGACGCTACGGCGTCGCAACGGAATACGAGAACTGGACGGGTGCCCGCACCGCGGTGACCGAGTCGACGCTGATCTCGGTGCTTGGCGCGCTGGGCGTCGAGGCCGCCACCGAGAACGACCGCGTCGAGGCGCTCACCGCACACGACCGCGAATACTGGTCGCGCCACCTGCCGCCGACGATCATCGGGCGCACCGGGACCGCGCCGACGTTCTGGGTTCACGTCACGCACGGAAACCCCGTCGCCCTACGGGTGGTCCTGGAGGACGGGTCGGTGCGCACGGACCTTAGACAGCTCGAAAACAACAGGCCGCCTTACGATTTGGATGGCAGACTGATCGGCGAGGCGACCTTCGAATTGCCCGCCGGGCTGCCCATCGGATACCACCGCCTGGTTCTGCAGGCCGACTCGTCGGAATTCGGCACGCCGATCATCGTCTCCCCCGCCTCGCTGCGCCCTCCTGCGGGCCGACAGTGGGGACTGGCCACCCAGTTGTACAGCGTGCGGTCGGAAAGGTCATGGGGCATCGGCGATCTGACCGATCTGACCGACCTCGCGGTGTGGTCGGCCGCCCGGCACGCCGCGGGCTTCATTCTGGTCAACCCACTGCACGCGGCCGCTCCGGTCGCGCCGATGGAGCCCTCCCCTTATCTGCCGACCTCGCGCCGCTTCGTCAACCCGATCTATCTGCGCGTAGAGGCGGTCCCGGAGTACGCCTACGTCCGACGCCGCAACCGGATACGCAAACTGCGCGAGTCCGTGCAGTCCCGCGCCGACCGCGCAGACCAGATCGACCGCGACGCCGCCTGGAAGGTGAAGCGCTCCGCGCTGGAGGCGGTCTACGCGGCGCCGCGCTCCGCCGGGCGAGAACTGGCCTATGCCGCGTACCGCGAGCGTGAGGGCGCCAGCCTCGACGACTTCGCCACCTGGTGTGCCCTTGCCGAGCGTCACGGCGGCGACTGGCATGAGTGGCCACCGGAACTGCGGCATCCGGCGGGCGACGCCGTGGCGGACTTCGCCGCCGAGCACGCCGACGCCGTGGACTTTCACCGCTGGTTGCAGTGGCAGCTCGACGACCAGCTGACCGCGGCACAGGCCACTGCACTGCAGACCGGGATGAGCCTGGGCATCATGCATGACCTCGCGGTCGGGGTGGACCCCGACGGCGCCGATGCGTGGGCGCTGCAGGACGTGCTCGCGCTCGGGGTCACCGCGGGTGCGCCGCCCGACGAGTTCAACCAACTCGGCCAGGACTGGTCCCAGCCGCCGTGGCGCCCGGACCAACTCGAGAAGCTCGCTTACGAGCCGTTCCGAGCACTGGTCAACGCCGTCTTGCGGCACGCGGGCGGTGTGCGTATCGATCACATCATCGGGCTGTTCCGGATGTGGTGGATCCCGAACGGGGCGCCACCCACCGCAGGCACCTATGTGCGCTACGACCACGAGGCGATGATCGGCATCGTCGCGCTCGAGGCGCACCGCGCGGGAGCGGTCGTGGTCGGCGAGGACCTCGGCACCGTCGAACCGTGGGTGCGCGACTACCTGCACGAGCGCGGTCTGTTCGGAACGTCGATCCTGTGGTTCGAGGCCGACCGCGACGGCGGCGATGCGCCCGCCCGCCCGCTGCCCGCCGAGCGGTGGCGCGAGTTCTGCCTGTCGGCGGTCACCACGCACGACCTGCCCCCGACCGCGGGCTACCTGGCCGGCGAACACGTCCGTCTCCGTGACGAACTCGGGCTCCTGACGCGGCCCGCCGACGAGGAACTGGCCGCCGACCGCGAGCAGCAGACGAAGTGGCTGGACGAACTGCGCCGCGTCGGGCTGCTGGGCGGCGACACCGGATATCCCGGTGTCGCCGAGATCGTCGAGTCGCTGCACCGCTACCTCGGCCGCACCCCGTCGCGGTTGCTGTCGCTGTCGCTCGCCGACGCGGTCGGTGACCTGCGCACCCAGAACCAGCCGGGCACCACCGACGAGTATCCGAACTGGCGCGTGCCGCTGGCCCGTCCGGACGGCAAGAAAGTGCTGCTGGAAGATGTGTTCGCCGATACCAGCGCAGCGCGGCTCGGCGAGGTCATGCGGGCGGCCGTGCGCTAG
- a CDS encoding SRPBCC family protein has translation MRVQRQCVIDAERDRVWKVISDPGCYPEFMASLNRFETLTEGPAGLGARYTVHWKVGSVPIGGTVELVEFDPPRELSWTALTGVSQRGRFRLRETDDRRTKVTFRLSYESAGNLLGLIADRVAARQVGRNMSRTLTNLRSMVEG, from the coding sequence ATGAGGGTGCAGCGCCAGTGCGTCATCGACGCCGAGCGGGACCGGGTGTGGAAGGTGATCAGCGACCCGGGGTGCTACCCGGAGTTCATGGCGAGCCTCAACCGGTTTGAGACGCTGACCGAGGGTCCGGCCGGATTGGGCGCCCGCTACACCGTGCACTGGAAAGTGGGCTCGGTGCCGATCGGCGGCACGGTGGAACTGGTCGAGTTCGACCCGCCTCGGGAGCTGTCCTGGACCGCGCTGACCGGGGTGTCTCAGCGCGGCCGGTTCCGGCTGCGGGAGACCGACGACAGACGAACGAAGGTGACGTTCCGGCTGTCCTATGAGTCGGCAGGCAATCTGCTCGGGTTGATCGCCGACCGAGTGGCCGCGCGCCAGGTGGGTCGCAACATGAGCAGGACACTGACGAACCTGCGTTCGATGGTGGAGGGTTAG
- a CDS encoding lysophospholipid acyltransferase family protein, giving the protein MAGIDDVFGWAKQQVSARVPKADLDQRDPDYIREQLPGLWLLASLYFRADVRGLDRIPADGPVLLVGNHSGGNLPPDTFVFTLAFSSYFGVERPFYQLAHNLVVSMPGLGSLRKFGTVAANPDNAKLALASGGALLVYPGGDYEVFRPSWKRHEVDFGGRKGYVKLAREAGVPIVPVASVGGQEAALFLDRGQWLAKLLMVDRLARLKSVPILLAPPWGLIVSDMVPRLPLPTKIAIEVQTPIDADDIATSDDDVVDDKVLASLQAGVDRLATGRRLPVLG; this is encoded by the coding sequence ATGGCGGGCATCGACGACGTTTTCGGGTGGGCCAAGCAGCAGGTGTCCGCCCGGGTGCCCAAGGCCGACCTGGATCAGCGCGACCCCGACTACATTCGCGAACAGCTGCCCGGCCTGTGGCTGCTGGCGTCGCTGTATTTTCGTGCCGACGTGCGGGGGCTGGACCGTATCCCCGCCGACGGCCCGGTGTTGTTGGTGGGCAACCACAGCGGAGGCAACCTGCCACCGGACACATTCGTGTTCACGCTGGCGTTCAGCTCGTACTTCGGCGTCGAGCGGCCGTTCTACCAACTCGCGCACAACCTCGTCGTCTCGATGCCGGGACTGGGCTCGCTGCGCAAGTTCGGCACCGTCGCCGCCAATCCCGACAACGCCAAACTGGCGCTGGCGTCTGGCGGAGCCCTGCTGGTGTATCCGGGCGGTGACTACGAGGTGTTCCGGCCGTCGTGGAAGCGCCACGAAGTCGACTTCGGCGGCCGCAAGGGTTATGTGAAACTCGCCCGCGAGGCGGGCGTGCCGATCGTGCCGGTCGCCAGCGTCGGCGGTCAGGAAGCGGCCCTCTTCCTCGACCGCGGTCAATGGCTGGCCAAGCTGCTGATGGTCGACAGGTTGGCGCGCCTCAAGAGCGTGCCGATCCTGTTGGCGCCGCCGTGGGGTCTCATCGTCAGCGACATGGTGCCGCGGCTGCCCCTGCCGACGAAGATCGCCATCGAGGTGCAGACGCCCATCGACGCGGACGACATCGCGACCAGTGACGACGACGTCGTCGATGACAAGGTGTTGGCCAGTCTGCAGGCCGGCGTCGACAGGTTGGCCACCGGACGACGCCTTCCGGTGCTGGGCTGA
- a CDS encoding metal-dependent hydrolase — protein sequence MADSPAQPVALRPRRFDHEVDPGRVQIQARKVHFDLSGISLEWIPGHPVASTMINLFNVVLPAAEHWFVRTYNEALPLVKDSSLADDIRGFTGQEATHAAAHDDVIEKFLIGNGVDPAPMMNLVEYMFGKVLAPTDSDDPERRLNNLCERLWLIAALEHYTAVLGDFALNSTWDDHGADPTMVDLFRWHGSEEVEHRCVAHDVAVYFHNSYPDRIRAMTVAATAMFVFFQRGTWYLLRSDPNCDIGWWAMQRMRMRDSELGLLPKFRTLFGVNTLTYFRPGFSPEEMGSTAQAVAYLGTSPAARAAHR from the coding sequence ATGGCAGATTCGCCGGCTCAGCCGGTGGCGTTGCGCCCGCGTCGTTTCGATCACGAGGTCGACCCGGGCCGGGTCCAGATCCAGGCCCGCAAGGTGCATTTCGACCTGTCCGGCATCTCCCTGGAGTGGATCCCCGGCCACCCCGTGGCGTCCACCATGATCAACCTGTTCAACGTGGTGTTGCCCGCGGCCGAGCACTGGTTCGTGCGCACCTACAACGAGGCACTGCCGCTGGTCAAGGATTCCAGCCTCGCCGACGACATCCGGGGTTTCACCGGTCAGGAGGCGACGCACGCCGCCGCTCACGACGACGTGATCGAGAAGTTCCTCATTGGCAACGGAGTTGATCCCGCGCCCATGATGAACCTCGTTGAGTACATGTTCGGAAAGGTTTTGGCGCCAACGGATTCCGATGACCCCGAGCGGCGACTCAACAATCTCTGCGAACGGTTGTGGTTGATCGCGGCACTCGAACACTACACCGCGGTGCTCGGCGATTTCGCGCTCAACTCCACCTGGGACGACCACGGCGCCGACCCGACCATGGTCGACCTGTTCCGCTGGCACGGCAGCGAAGAGGTCGAGCACCGCTGTGTCGCCCATGACGTTGCGGTGTACTTCCACAACAGCTATCCCGACAGGATCCGGGCGATGACGGTGGCGGCCACGGCCATGTTCGTGTTCTTCCAACGCGGCACCTGGTACCTGCTCAGATCCGATCCGAACTGCGACATCGGATGGTGGGCGATGCAGCGGATGCGGATGCGCGACTCCGAACTCGGGTTGCTGCCCAAGTTCCGAACCCTGTTCGGGGTCAACACGCTGACGTACTTCCGGCCCGGCTTCTCTCCCGAGGAGATGGGCTCGACCGCTCAAGCCGTCGCCTACCTGGGCACCTCACCCGCCGCCCGCGCCGCGCACCGTTGA